A window of the Lolium perenne isolate Kyuss_39 chromosome 7, Kyuss_2.0, whole genome shotgun sequence genome harbors these coding sequences:
- the LOC127326628 gene encoding uncharacterized protein, producing MEKCRSVPREHSSAYYGCGGGYDYEDVGRGGVAVKSYSFNGPSAGEDPEEKRRRRVASYNVFASQARLKSSVRGSFKWLKSKLSDVRYGGL from the coding sequence ATGGAGAAGTGCAGATCGGTGCCGCGCGAGCACTCCTCGGCGTACTACGGGTGCGGCGGCGGGTATGACTACGAGGACGTGGGCCGCGGCGGGGTGGCGGTCAAGTCGTACAGCTTCAACGGGCCCAGCGCCGGCGAGGACCCGGAGGAGAAGCGGCGCCGCCGGGTGGCGTCGTACAACGTGTTCGCGTCGCAGGCCAGGCTCAAGTCATCCGTCCGCGGCAGCTTCAAGTGGCTCAAGTCCAAGCTCTCCGACGTTCGCTACGGTGGCCTCTGA
- the LOC127326677 gene encoding uncharacterized protein, with protein sequence MEKCRSVPREHSSAYYGCGGGYDYEGVGRGGAAVKSYSFNGPSAGEDPEEKRRRRVASYNVFASQARLKSSVRGSFKWLKSKLSDVRYGAL encoded by the coding sequence ATGGAGAAGTGCAGATCGGTGCCGCGCGAGCACTCGTCGGCGTACTACGGGTGCGGCGGCGGGTACGACTACGAGGGCGTGGGCCGCGGCGGGGCGGCCGTCAAGTCGTACAGCTTCAACGGGCCCAGCGCCGGCGAGGACCCGGAGGAGAAGCGGCGGCGCAGGGTGGCGTCGTACAACGTGTTCGCGTCCCAGGCCAGGCTCAAGTCCTCTGTCCGCGGCAGCTTCAAGTGGCTCAAGTCCAAGCTCTCCGACGTGCGCTACGGTGCCCTCTGA